A stretch of DNA from Halioglobus japonicus:
GAGCAACGTGCCCATGCTGGGCTACACCGTACCCTATGCCGTCGCCAACACCACACTGACTCTCTGGGGGCTGGTCATCGTGCTTATGCTTGCCTGAGCCACGGAGGCCCGAGCAGCCACTGCTAACAGAACTTTTGTATAAGGAAACAACACATGTCTGAAGACAAAAAAATGACCGTGTATGAGGAGTTCAACATTGAGGTTCCCCAGGATGCTTTTCCCCAGGAGTCCATCAGCGCAAGTGCCGCGCGGGCCCTGGTGGATTCCGCCATGTGGACCGACGCCAATCCCATGTTAAACCTATCGAGCTTTGTCACCACATATATGGAGCCTGAGGTACGCGACCTGATGACAGAGCACCTGCACGTCAACTATGTCGACCACGACATGTATCCGAAAACCTACGCCATGGAACAGCTCATGGTGAAGTGGCTGCACGATTTGTGGAACGGCCCCAAGGACAAGGAGCCCTATGGCTCAGCCACCGTGGGCAGCTCCGAGGCCTGTATGCTGGCGGGCCTGGCGCACAAGTGGAACTGGCGGGAAAAGCGCAAAGCCGAGGGGAAAGACACCTCAAGGCCAAACATGGTCACCGGCGGTAATGTGCAGGTGGTGTGGAAAAAGTTTATGCGTTACTTCGACGTGGAAGATCACATCATCCCGCTGGAGCCCGGCAACTACCGGCTCACCGCCGAGCATCTGGATGAATATGTCGACGAGAACACGATCTGCGTAGTGGCCATTGCCGGACAGACCTTTACCGGCGAGGACGACGACATTCAGGCCATTCACGACTGGCTCGATGAGTACGAGAAGAAAACCGGCATCTCCATCCCGCTGCATATCGACGGCGCCTCCGGCGGGTTCGTAAACCCCTTCCTCTACCCCGACTACGAGTGGGACTTCCGCCTGCCGCGTGTGGCCTCCATCAATGCCTCCGGACACAAGTTCGGGCTGGTGTACCCAGGCATTGGCTGGGTGATTTTCCGCGAGAAGGAGATTTTCAACGAGGGGCTCATTTTTTATGTGAACTACCTCGGCGGCGAATCCGCCACCGCCACGCTCAACTTTAGCCGCAACGCCGGGCAAATCATCGCCCAGTGCTACAAGTTCCTGCACCACGGCCGGGAAGGCTACACTCGTATCATGCAGCAGACGGTAGAAAACGCTGCCTACCTGCGCGATCGCCTGGTCGACAGTGATTACTTTGAAATCATGAACCAGACTCAACGCATTCCGGTGGTGGCGCTCACCCTGAATGACGACATCACGCGCTTTAACGAATTCGATGTGTCTTACAAGGTGCGCGAGAAAGGCTGGGTACTGTCGGCGTACACCATGCCACCCAATGCACAGTCCATTAACTCACTGCGGATTGTAGTGCGCCCGCATCTCAATCGTACTGTGGTCGAACAACTGGCCAACGACATTATCGCAGCCTGCGATTACCTCGCTGAATTCGGAGGTACCGCCAAACCGCCCGAGCTGCACGCGCACTCGTCACACAAGTGTTAGCGCAAAGGTGGCTGGCGACGAATCCGGCGGCGAGCAACCAGCAGCAATAGCACTGCGAGAAAAGCAAGCGCACCTGTCGAGGTCGCGGGAGTGGCCTGCGCCTCAGGAGCGTGTGCGGGCGCGGCATCCGGCGCATTAGGGTCGCTAAGCTCAATATTGAACGTGACGCGGCCTTCGCGGCCAAGGCGGCCCTTATCTTCCACGGACAGACCGATGCTGGTGGAATCAAACGCAACCGACACTCCTGCGTCCATATCGCCCACCAATGTGACATGGGTAATGATTTCACCGGGCACAGTGGAGACGAGATCGGTGAACAGGTAAAAATCACCGTCGGCCAATTCAGACCCGTAGGTGATAGTCAGGCTGGTCCCGGTGAATTCCACATCGCGATCAAACGGCGCGCCTGAACCCACATCGTCATATTCGATACCAGGCCCCACAACCCAAGTGCCGGCGGGAACATCACCGGGCACGTACGGATTATCGCTAAACGTGCGGCAGGCTGCAGTGTCCGTCGTGGGAGCCGTTAGCGGTGGCGCCACGTCACCGGGTTAAAACTTGATGCACATGGTGATGGTCTGATCCGTTAAATAGGCGCGGGCCTCCAAAGCCCCTACCGAAAGGGCCATGGCGCCCAGAATGCACGCGGCTTTTCGACACCATTCATCCATCCCCAGGAGTAAGGTTTTCGCTAATGCGGCCAAACTTACCAGACCAAGCTTGTGTCCACTAAATATAGGCCAGGTGGAGGCGCCGGGTGGTTCACAACAGCATCCAGCTGATTTCGCGAGCTTTGGCGGCTAGGTGCTCGCTACTTTCCTGCGCCGCGACTCCAGGAATAATCCAAGCGCATTGCCGCCGATAATTAGCCCGGCACCCAGGGCCAACCAGATCGTCACAGCCTCGTCGTACAACCACCATGCCGTCAGCATGATTAGCGGTAAGCGCAGGTAGTCGATGGGCATAACAATCGCCGCGTCCGCGTAGGACAGGGCCCGGCTCAGGCAGTAGTGAGCCACCAGTGCTGTCACTGCTGCCGCGATCATCCACCCCCAGTCATCCGCCGGGGCAAGCCCGGCGCCGGCAGCGACAACAGCAGCGAGAACACACACTGCATGGCCGTCATGTAGAACAGAATCAACAGGAAAGTATGATTGGTACCGCTCAGCAGCAGCGTCAGCTTACGCGTCACAATTATGCTGATACCAAAACCCACCGCCCCGGCGAGGAGCACCAGGCTGGCAGGGTCGATGACCGCCGCGCCGGGGCGCAAAATCACCAGGACACCGATAAGTCCCAATAAAATTGAGGCCCAGCGGCCACGGGTCATGGATTCACCCATAAACACCGCCGCGAGCAATGCTGCCCATAGAGGGGTAGTGAACTCCAGCGCAAACACCTCCGCAAGGGGCAGCGCGGCAATGGCTATCAGCCACGCACACTGGCCGGCAAAGTGCGCGCCGTTGCGCAGGAAGTGCCAGGGCGCCACTTCGGGCTTTAACCCCTCGCGATTCAACAGCCCCTTGGAATAGAGAATGGTGCTGACCATGATCAACCCCAACAGGCTGCGCCAGAACAGAATTTGCACCGTGCCCATCTCCACCGTCAACTCGCGGCTGGCCACCGCCAGCAGGCAGAAGCAAAACAGCGCCAACATCATCCAGGCGATGGCACGTGGGATATTACTGCGCGGCGCGGGTTGTGTGGCGTTAGTAGACAGTGGGATTCTCCGTCAGGGACAAAAGCTGCGCGCAGTATAGAGGGCCAGGCTCAGGGGGCAAAGGCCCGCAGACCCTGATACGCTTGGCAACTTCTTGCGTACAACCGATCACGAAATCTCTGAGGACTTGCCGATGCGCCAGATAATTGCCCTGATGATCACCACGCTGATCACCTTGACCGCCCAGGCGGGCCCCAGTCCCCAGGTGCAAGCCATGATTAATGAACTGGGCCTGCGCGAGGCCGCTGAGCCCATGCGCGAGCACCCCGGCTGGGCACCCGGCAAAATTGTGGCGGCCGTACCGCCGACCATGCTTCAGGCCATGCCCGGCTACCAGGCACAGCTGGAGGCCGCCGCGGGGGATGCACAACTCGTGTTCGCTACCCGCGACACCCTGACCAGGGAGCTCGCAGACGCCGATGCGGTGATCGGGTTCTGCTCACCGGACCTCATCCAGGCCGCCACAGATAAGCTGCTCTGGGTGCACAATATCTCCGCCGGTGTTGACCGCTGCCCCATGGACGCGTTCGACCAGCGGGTGCTCACCAACAGCAAACGCCTGATGGGCCCAGCCATTGCCGAGCACACTATTGCCATGCTGATGGCCCTCACCCGCAACCTGCCCCTGCTGATCAACGCCCAACAAACGGGCGAATGGCTGGGTGGCCCAGCACGCAATATGCCTTTTGGCGAACTGCGCGGAAAAACCCTTCTCGTGGTGGGCCTCGGCGGTATTGGTACAGAAATCGCCCGCCGCGCCCATGCACTGGGCATGAACGTGACAGCCACGAGAAATTCCAGCCGCAGTGGGCCAGATTTTGTGAGCTACGTGGGCCTCGCCAATGAACTGCACAAACTGGCGGGAGAGGCCGATGTGGTCGTGAACGCCTTACCGCTAACTACCTCCACCACCGGCCTGTTTGATGGAGAGTTTTTCAACGCGACCAAGTCCGGCGCTATCTTCCTGTCCATCGGCCGGGGCAAGAGTACCGTCACCGATGACCTGATGGCGGCCCTGACCTCCGGGCAGATTTATGCGGCGGGTCTGGATGTGACTGACCCGGAACCCCTGCCCGCGGATCATCCCCTGTGGAAGATGGACAACGTGATCATCACACCGCATCTGTCTGCATCAGGCGCAGGCACAGTGCAGCGGGTGAGCGCACTCACCGTGGAGAATCTCAGACGTTACGTGGCCGGTGAGCCACTGCTAAACAAGGTGAACACCCAGGCTGGCTACTAACGCCAGCCAGCGGGCTGCTACTCCTCGCAGAACGCCTTATAGGCGGCCTCGTTATTCTCAAAGCCCTGCTGCTTGGCCAACTCCCAGGGGCGCTCGCACTGCTGGGTTTTGGCGCACCAGCTGTAGCCTGCAGAAGCCTTACAGCCATGCTCGTCGACATCCGATCCCACCGCGGGACTACCGGTGCCGCCGCCGTCTCCGCCGGAGCAGGCGCTTACTAGCAGGGCGAGAGAAAGTGCGATAGCTGGGGATTTCATACGTCGACTCCGGGTCCTTAACTGGTTCTGCTCAGCATAGACCAAACAGCGGCCTTGGCCACTTGAGACCAGTTGTGTGACCCACCGCACACTTTCTGGCGCAATCTCCAGTTTTCTACTGCTGCAGCCCTCAAGATTCGCGCTAATGGCCGCCCTTACTCATCCACCAGAATGGCGTCTGATCCACCGTGTACCACCAGAAGTTCCTCGCCGCCTGTCTGGGCGTCGCTATAGCCCCGCGGCCCTGTCACAAACCCTTGTCACCACCATCGCCGACTCGACCAATACCGACCCTCAGGTCTGGTATGAAAACGACGTTCGCACAGGTGGCACCGCCGGCATCGTCGACCTGACCGGCCTGGGGGGCAACCTGGAGAACAGTGCGCCACTGCCAGTCGGCGCCGCCCTGCTGACCACAGACTTCACCAACCAAGCCAAGAGTGAAATCGGGGTACTGGATGCCTACGGTAGGCCTGCCGACATCTTTGGCTCACTTCAGCTCAGCTACAGCTACCTGAAGGCCACCAACGTCGGCCAGAGTGCCTTCGCCGCTCCTGCGCTGCGACTGACATTCTTCAATGCCACCTGCGACGACGTGGTCAGTGCGGACGACTACTTCATGACGCTGGTTTACGAGCCCTACTGGAACTATGGCAACAGCGAGCCACCGCTGGACACCTGGACTACAGAAACCATCGACGGCGACAAAGGCTTCTTCTGGTCTACCCGCGGCTTCGGCACCGGCAACGCCGCTGGCGGCCCGCCGCTGAACACGCTCAATGAATGGCTGGCCCAGCTCTCAACTGATTTTGCCGATGCTGACCTGGTAAAGGTGAGCCTGGGTGTGGGTTCCTATAACCAGGGCCAGATCGGGTACGTGGATAACGTCTCAATTGCGCACAGCGCAGGTGCGGGCTACAGCGCCGCCTATAACTTTGACTTTACGCCCGTAGACACTACCTCAGGCACCGACACGGCGGTGGCCGCCGAGGCCGGGGTCGCTGACGACGGTGGCAGCCGCGCAGCCTTTGATCCAAGGCCGGTGCCCCTGCCCTCGCTGTGGCTCGTGCCGCTGGTGATTGCCCTGGGTGGACTGGCCGCGCGCCGCAACCGCCGCCGCTAACAGCGCCCTTCGCGGAGCCGGCCTCGGTCCGAGCTCCGCGACTCTCCGCTACCACTTGTTCCAGGAATCTCAATCCGCGCTATTCCCCCACCGATCCGTCGACACAAGCACGACACTTCGCGACAAATGGCAACACAACACGCTTGAATTCCCGCTCCAATTTATACACCCTGCATTCATACCAAAGATAAGGATGCAGTGCAGATGAATCTGGCCCAGACTGTCACAATCTCCCCGGATGCCATCCATCAGGAAGTGTCCGGTGAAACCGTGATTCTCGATCTTAAAAGCGAGAACTACTTCGGCCTGGACGAGGTCGGTACGCGTATCTGGCAACTCACCGAGGAAACCGGCAGCTTGCAAGATGTGTACGACCGCATGCTGGCTGAGTATGACGTTACCGCAGAGCAGCTCGAGGAAGACATGGGCGAGCTGTTCAGCAAACTGGCCAAGATGGGCCTGGTCGAGCTGAGCGACTGAGCGCTCCGCGCCGCAACAATTAATAATGGCTGCTCAAGCAGTCAGCACCATAAACCAAACGGAGTGACCTATGGGAAGCATCATCTTCTGGCTCGTGCTACTGGCGCTGGTGATTTACATCATCAGTATTTACAACCGCCTGGTCACTCTCAAGAACCGCTACAAAAACGCCTTCGCTCAAATTGAAGTGCAGCTCAAGCGCCGCTACGACCTCATCCCCAACCTGGTGGAAACCGCCAAGGGCTATATGGCCCACGAACGCGAAACCCTGGATGCCGTAGTCACCGCCCGCAACGACGCGGCCGCCGTGCTCAAAGCGCTGGAAAACGGCAACCTCGGCGCCACCGACCTGGGCAACCTTGCCAGCGCGGAAAACACCCTGCAGGGCGCCCTGGGCAAATTGAACGTAACCATGGAGGCCTACCCGGACCTCAAGGCCAGCGACAACATGATGCAACTCACCGAGGAGCTCACCACTACCGAAAACCGCATCGCCTTCGCCCGCCAGGGCTTTAACGATGCCGTCATGGCCTTCAACACCTACCGCCAGAGCTTCCCCCGGTATTCTTCGCCGCCCGCTTCGGCCACCCCGAAGACGCCCAACTCCTGGAGTTCGACGATTCCCCCCAACTCCAGGCCGCCCCCAAAATCGCCTTCTAACACCTTGGGGTCAGGTCTTATTTTTCTGAAACAGCTGTTTCAGAAAAATAAGACCTGACCCCAGGGTTTTCCGACAGCGGGAAGGGTTATGGATTTTTTTCAGCAACAGGATATTGCTCGCAGAAACAGCCGGCTGCTGGTGGCTCTGTTTGTGGCGGCGGTGTTTTTGTTGGTATTGCTTACCAACCTGCTGGTATCGGGCTTTCTGTACTTCAGCCAGGATTACAACGTGTATTCGGGCAGCAGCGGTGTGCAGGGCTTTATGGCCTTTTTTAGCTGGGAGCGCTTCGGGGCGATCGGCATGGCCACCACGGCCACGATCGCGCTGGTAATATTGTTCAAGTGGATACACCTTTCCAGCGGCGGCAAGGTAGTAGCCGAGAGCATGGGCGGCGTGCGGTTGCTTCCGCAAACCACCGACAAAGCCGAACGCCGCTGCCTCAATGTGGTAGAGGAGATGGCACTGGCGGCAAATATGCCGGTGCCGGCGGTCTACATACTTCCGGAAGAGCGCGGCATTAACGCCTTCGCCGCCGGGATCGTGCCGGCAGACGCCGTAGTCGCGGTGACACGGGGCTGTATTGACCACCTCACCCGCAAAGAACTGCAGGGCGTTATCGCCCACGAGTTCAGCCACATACTCAACGGCGATATGCGCCTGAACATTCGCCTGGCGGCAATGCTCAAGGGCATTACGTTTGTGGGCGATGTGGGCCACATTCTGATGCGCAGCACCAACCGCGTTCGCACCGGGGCACGCAGTAATAATGATGGCCCGGCACTGCTGATACTGGGCCTGCTGCTGTGGCTACTGGGCTGGTTGGGCGGTCTCGCTGCGGGCTTTATCAAGGCCGCCATCAGCCGCCAGAAAGAATATCTGGCCGACGCCAGTGCGGTGCAGTTCACCCGCGACAACAGCAGCATTGCGGATGCGCTGAAGGTCATAGGGGGCTATGTGCCCGGCACGCTGGTGCACGCCGCACGCGCGGTAGAGATGTCGCACATTTTCTTTGGCCAGGTGGAGCATCACTTGTGGCAGGTGTTTTCCACTCACCCGCCGCTGGCCGAGCGCATTCGTCGCGTCGACCCCGCCTGGGATGGCCAGTTCATCAAACGCCAACCCAAGCATTACCCCAACCCCGGCACCTCGGCGGCTGAAGCAGGGCTGGCACGCGCAGGTATCGTAGCGGCTGCGATGGCGGCCACAGCAGATGTGGCTGACCAACAGGATGAGGTAAGCGCTGAGGAAGACGCCTGGTTTGGCGAACCCGCAGACTTTGAAGCGGAGACCGCCACCCAGGCCGCTATTCCCGTGGCCCTGGTGCGCCACAGCCACGAACCGTTAGGCGCCCAGGCACTGGTGTGTGCGCTGCTGGCCAGCCCACAGGCGCCGGTTTACCAGGTGCAGTCACAAGTGCTTAGCGAATCCGGTGTGCAGGGCCTGGCCGAGCTCACCCATACCGTATACCCGGCGGTACAGGCGCTGGGAGCACCCAGGCGGTTGCCGCTGCTCGAGCTGTGCCTGCCCGCTCTCAAGGCCATGTCCCTCGGCCAGTATCGGGCCTTCAAAACCAATCTGCTGCAACTGATTAAAGCGGACACGCGCACTGAACTGCATGAATGGTGCCTGTTCCAACTCGCTCGCCACTACCTGGATCCGGAATACATCCAGGTGAAGCCCAGCAAGCCGCGCTACCGCAAGCTGGCCAAGGTCGACTTCCATTTACGCGTGGTCCTTTCCACCCTCGCCTATGAAGGCGGCGCCAGCAGCATAAAGGACAGCGAACAGGCCTTCCGCCTGGGCGCCGATGAACTGGGTTTCAATAAAATGCAGTTGATGCAGCGCGACCAGATGAGCGTGGCAGCCTTCAGCCAAGCCGTGCACGAGCTGGCCAGCTGCTACCCCCTCCTAAAGCCGCGGATACTAAAAGCGATGACGCTTGCCGCCGGCGCCGACGGCGCTGTCACCGCCGAAGAGCGCGAAATTGTCGCGGCGATGGCCGCGGTAATGGACTGCCCCCTACCCGGCTACCTGCAGAACTGAAGCCCGCCCCACCAAAACCGACCATTCGCTGGCGAGGCACGCCCCCTGTGCTAGGCTGATCCTTACCGTCAAGGATGACGGCACACATAACAGTTTCTAAACCACAACATGGAAGTTTTGGCTATGGAACACGCACTGACCTCTCGGGCGGGAGCTGGCTCCGGCTACCTGCCCGATGTGAAAGCACTCATCGGCAACCCGCTGCTGGCACCCATGCCACCCCAGCCCGTTGCCCCACCTGAACCTGACGCCAGCGAAGGCTTTCTGCCGCGGGAGAGACCCTCGCATCAGATCTGCACCGCCGAGCGCGTCCTGAAAATACTACTGGAGAGTAACCTGGCGCGAGTGAGGGCCGATTCCGTTGCCGAGACCCTCGGCATGAGCGGCACCACATTGCGCCGGCGCCTGCGGCAAGACCACACCTGCTACCAGTTTTTGCTGGACCGGGTGCGGCAATACCGCTGTGAACGCTCACTGCGAGAGCGTTGGCGACCGGGCAAATGCCTGGCGGATGAACTGGGTTACCTGGAAGTGAACAGCTTCTACCGCGCCTTCCAGCGCTGGACCGGGCTAACGTACAGCCAGTACAGGGAACAGTGCGGATACTGAAGTGAGACGGTTGCGTCAGCCGACCAGTGTGAGACCTTTGTAGTTGCCGATCATCACCTTGTTCCGGCCGCGCTCCTTGCCGTGATACAGGGCGGTATCTGCCCGGGCAACGCAGGCGTCGAGCGTCTCGCCCTTGCGATACTCAGCGACACCAAAGGTCATGGTGAGGCTTAAGCGTTCACCACCGTACTCGAACACATTGTCGGCGATAGTTTCGCGCAGCTTCTCGGCGAGTACTGCCGCGCCTTCGGAATCTGTCTCGGGCAGCATGAGGATAAACTCCTCGCCGCCCCAGCGGGCCACGCGATCGACATCGCGGGTGCGGTCGCGCATCAGCTCGCCTACCCGGCGCAGCACGTGGTCACCGCAGGCATGGCCGTACTGGTCGTTGAACTGCTTGAAATGATCCACGTCGGAAATGACGATCGAGAACTGCTTACCCGAGCGCTGTGAACGGCTGATT
This window harbors:
- a CDS encoding glutamate decarboxylase, translated to MSEDKKMTVYEEFNIEVPQDAFPQESISASAARALVDSAMWTDANPMLNLSSFVTTYMEPEVRDLMTEHLHVNYVDHDMYPKTYAMEQLMVKWLHDLWNGPKDKEPYGSATVGSSEACMLAGLAHKWNWREKRKAEGKDTSRPNMVTGGNVQVVWKKFMRYFDVEDHIIPLEPGNYRLTAEHLDEYVDENTICVVAIAGQTFTGEDDDIQAIHDWLDEYEKKTGISIPLHIDGASGGFVNPFLYPDYEWDFRLPRVASINASGHKFGLVYPGIGWVIFREKEIFNEGLIFYVNYLGGESATATLNFSRNAGQIIAQCYKFLHHGREGYTRIMQQTVENAAYLRDRLVDSDYFEIMNQTQRIPVVALTLNDDITRFNEFDVSYKVREKGWVLSAYTMPPNAQSINSLRIVVRPHLNRTVVEQLANDIIAACDYLAEFGGTAKPPELHAHSSHKC
- a CDS encoding EamA family transporter, whose translation is MIAAAVTALVAHYCLSRALSYADAAIVMPIDYLRLPLIMLTAWWLYDEAVTIWLALGAGLIIGGNALGLFLESRRRKVAST
- a CDS encoding DMT family transporter; the protein is MMLALFCFCLLAVASRELTVEMGTVQILFWRSLLGLIMVSTILYSKGLLNREGLKPEVAPWHFLRNGAHFAGQCAWLIAIAALPLAEVFALEFTTPLWAALLAAVFMGESMTRGRWASILLGLIGVLVILRPGAAVIDPASLVLLAGAVGFGISIIVTRKLTLLLSGTNHTFLLILFYMTAMQCVFSLLLSLPAPGLPRRMTGGG
- a CDS encoding D-2-hydroxyacid dehydrogenase, with translation MRQIIALMITTLITLTAQAGPSPQVQAMINELGLREAAEPMREHPGWAPGKIVAAVPPTMLQAMPGYQAQLEAAAGDAQLVFATRDTLTRELADADAVIGFCSPDLIQAATDKLLWVHNISAGVDRCPMDAFDQRVLTNSKRLMGPAIAEHTIAMLMALTRNLPLLINAQQTGEWLGGPARNMPFGELRGKTLLVVGLGGIGTEIARRAHALGMNVTATRNSSRSGPDFVSYVGLANELHKLAGEADVVVNALPLTTSTTGLFDGEFFNATKSGAIFLSIGRGKSTVTDDLMAALTSGQIYAAGLDVTDPEPLPADHPLWKMDNVIITPHLSASGAGTVQRVSALTVENLRRYVAGEPLLNKVNTQAGY
- a CDS encoding PqqD family protein; this encodes MNLAQTVTISPDAIHQEVSGETVILDLKSENYFGLDEVGTRIWQLTEETGSLQDVYDRMLAEYDVTAEQLEEDMGELFSKLAKMGLVELSD
- a CDS encoding M48 family metallopeptidase yields the protein MDFFQQQDIARRNSRLLVALFVAAVFLLVLLTNLLVSGFLYFSQDYNVYSGSSGVQGFMAFFSWERFGAIGMATTATIALVILFKWIHLSSGGKVVAESMGGVRLLPQTTDKAERRCLNVVEEMALAANMPVPAVYILPEERGINAFAAGIVPADAVVAVTRGCIDHLTRKELQGVIAHEFSHILNGDMRLNIRLAAMLKGITFVGDVGHILMRSTNRVRTGARSNNDGPALLILGLLLWLLGWLGGLAAGFIKAAISRQKEYLADASAVQFTRDNSSIADALKVIGGYVPGTLVHAARAVEMSHIFFGQVEHHLWQVFSTHPPLAERIRRVDPAWDGQFIKRQPKHYPNPGTSAAEAGLARAGIVAAAMAATADVADQQDEVSAEEDAWFGEPADFEAETATQAAIPVALVRHSHEPLGAQALVCALLASPQAPVYQVQSQVLSESGVQGLAELTHTVYPAVQALGAPRRLPLLELCLPALKAMSLGQYRAFKTNLLQLIKADTRTELHEWCLFQLARHYLDPEYIQVKPSKPRYRKLAKVDFHLRVVLSTLAYEGGASSIKDSEQAFRLGADELGFNKMQLMQRDQMSVAAFSQAVHELASCYPLLKPRILKAMTLAAGADGAVTAEEREIVAAMAAVMDCPLPGYLQN
- a CDS encoding helix-turn-helix domain-containing protein, with amino-acid sequence MEHALTSRAGAGSGYLPDVKALIGNPLLAPMPPQPVAPPEPDASEGFLPRERPSHQICTAERVLKILLESNLARVRADSVAETLGMSGTTLRRRLRQDHTCYQFLLDRVRQYRCERSLRERWRPGKCLADELGYLEVNSFYRAFQRWTGLTYSQYREQCGY